CAATCTGGGGACCATTATCAGCCTGATTATCATTTCCGTTATCCGTATTCAGCACCCCATCTTTCCCGGCAACGATATAAACAGTTTTTCCATCTGCATTCTGCGATTCACTGTAATAAACTCCTTTATACTCATAATAAGTCTGACCGTTAATCACAACCTGCTGTGCGTCTGAAGGAAGACTCGGAACAGAAGCCCCGATTGGCGGCACTACTACCTTATACTGATCATCATATTGTCTGTAAAACAAGCCACCTGAATAATAAAACTGATCAGCTCCGTAAAAGAACGGGTAATAACCAAAAGGCAGTACACTGATACCAAAACCCAGATAAGGTCTGTAAAAACTGCGGTATGAATAATATGGTCTTCTAAACCCCCAACCAACCGGACGGTAATGATAACCGGCACGAACGCCGATATGCACTGAGGTTCCGCCTCCAAAAGAACCTCTTGAGGGACCATGAAAAGACCTTCCGCCACCACGCCCGCCTCTTTGTGCAAAAACACTTGTTGTAAAACCACTAAATATCAATATAACAGCTACAACTATTAACGATTTAAAATTTGAAGTTTTCATTTCAATATATTTGACTCTATGACTTTCAGCAAATCAAAAGGATTAACCTTATTTTCTATCAGCTATTTTTTAACTAAAAGCTGACACAATAATGATAATCTGATCCATTAACCTGCTGATCAGCATCAGATTGTAGCGTGTTTTTTACAGAAAACCAGACAATTGATTTTTCCTGATCAGCTTTGGTAAACATAAAAAAACTGTATTTTACCGCTATCAATCTAACCAACCAATGAAATTATTCAACAGACAGCACTACTTAATTTTATCAGCTCTGCTATGCTCAACAGTTACCTATGCCCAGCATTTAACTGATGCTCCTCAGCCCTATGGGGCAATTCCTACAGAAAGACAGCTCAAATGGCATGAAATAGAAATGTATTGTCTCATTCATTTTACTCCCACCACCTTTCAAAATAAAGAATGGGGTTATGGAGATGCAGCCCCTTCTCTGTTCAACCCTACAAAATTTGATGCTCTACAGATTGTCAGTGCAGCTAAATCCGGCGGATTTAAAGGGATCATATTTGTGACTAAACATCATGATGGTTTTGCCCTCTGGCCAACCAAAACTGCTGCTTATAACATTAGTGAAAGCCCCTGGAAAGAAGGTAAAGGAGATATGGTCAGAGAATTTCAGCTGGCAGCCAGACAAACAGGACTGAAATTTGGAATTTACTGTTCTCCATGGGATAGAAATAATCCCAACTACGGAACACCTGCCTATCTTAACATTTACCAGAATCAGCTCAGGGAATTATATACCAATTATGGCGATTTATTTATGAGCTGGCATGACGGAGCCAATGGCGGAGACGGCTATTATGGCGGTAAAAAAGAAAAACGCAAAGTTGACCAGTCCAGTTATTACGACTGGATGAATACCTGGGCAATCACCCGGAAACTACAGCCGGACGCCAGTATTTTCAGTGATATTGGTCTGGATGTACGCTGGGTAGGTAACGAAAAAGGAATTTCACCAGAAACAAGCTGGTCGACTATAACCATCAGAGGAAACGAAAATAAGCCCGCAATGCCAGGTTTCATGGATGATTCGAATCTTGGCAGTGGTACAAGAGGAGGCAAACAATGGATTCCCTTTGAAGGTGATGTTTCTCTCCGTCCGGGATGGTTTTATCATCCTGATCAGGACGGACAAGTAAAAACCGTTGCTGAATTATTCAACATTTACTGTAAATCAGTAGGCCATGGCGGATCGCTGGATCTTGGCCTTTCACCAACTACCGAAGGCATACTACACCCCAAAGACGTAAACACCCTGGCCGCATTTGGAAAACTGCTTAAACAGGTATTTGCACACAACCTGGCTAAAGAAGCTAAAATAAGCCTCTCTAACGTCAGAAATAAACAGCAGCAAGCATTCGGATCACCCAACCTGACAGACGTCAGCAGATACAGTTATTGGGCTACGGATGACAATGTTCATCAGGCCACTGCTATACTTGATTTTAAAAAGCCTGCACATTTCAGCATTATCCAGCTGCGGGAAAACATTAAACTCGGACAACGGATAGACAGCGTAGGTATCGATATCTTTAAAAATAACACCTGGCAGGAGCTGGCCCGGGCAACCAGTATCGGTGCAAACAGAATTATCCGTCTTCCGGAGCCGGAGACAGCTGCAAAGATCCGCATCCGTATCTACGCTCCTGTAGCCATTGCCTTAAGCGAAATCGGTTTGTATCTGGAACCGCAAATTCAATCAGCAGAGACAAAATCCACTGGAAACAGCTACCCTAAAACAAACTGGAAAGCAATAAATTCTGCATTACCAGCTATAGAAGCACTTCAGCTGAAAAATTTAACAGATAATAATCCATCTACCATTTTTGAGACCAAAACCAGCAACTATATTGATCTGGATTTCTCCCGGCCTCTTACCTTTTCCGGCCTTGGATATCTGCCTGCACAGGATGACACCAGCGCCGGTGCTATAGAAAAATATGAGTTATTTACCAGTGAGGATGGCCAGAACTGGAAGTCGGTAACCAGTGGCGAATTTTCGAATATCAAAGCCAATCCTATTTTACAGCGTATTTCATTAGCCGGAAAAATCACAGCAAGGTATGTAAGACTGGTAGCCGGACAGACAGTAGCCCTGCCAGGGCAAACCAGCTCAGAGAACAAAAATGCCAGTTTACTGCGGATTGCGGAAATTGAAGTTTACCGTTAAGCCTATACGAAATAATAGCGCAATGCTTTTACAGCAAGCCTGATTTTAGATTTTACTGTACCCAGGGGAATATGAAGCTCATCAGAGACTTCAACCTGGGTATAACCCTGAAAATAAACCATATTGACAATCTGCTTCTGCGAATCAGACAATACCGCTATCAGCTCACGTAAACCGATAATATCAGTATTATACCGGAAATAATGAGCATCATTAACCTGGGCATATACACTGTCAATATCATCATTTTTGCTGCTCTTGGCGAAATTTTTGCCCTTGAGGTAATCTTTTGCAGTATTACGGGCCAGGCAGGACATCCAGGTAAATAATCTGCCTTTATCAGCATCATACTGATCAATTGATTTCCATATCTTAACAAAGGTTTCCTGTAAAATATCCTCAGCGGCCTCTCTGGAGGGTACCAGCTTTAAGATCACCCCGAACAGCAGTGAAGCATATCTCAGATATAACTTATTAAAAGACTGTTGAGTCTGTTTTTTAAGTTCCCTGACAATTTCAACATCAAAGCTGTCCCGCTGACCCGGGTTCTGGTCACCATTGGCAATTACCATAACTTTATGACCGTGCACCCTGTCCATATCATTAATTAATTTAACCTGAGAATCTACTTAAATTTACCCTCTTGAAAGAAGACTCACAAGAGTATGTTACCATTCATTCCATTCATTTTCTATAACGATAATTCTGAATCCGGATAAAACACACAGGTTGTGATTTTTACACTAAAAAAACAACAATAATATATAGGTTAAAAAATATTTCTCCTTAGTGACTTAAATCACATTATTAATTTACAAAAAATTTAACTGAATAACTACTGATTTTACAGAATTAAAACCATTAAATAGTAAAATGAACCTAACTTTGTTTGTTCAGACAGCATCAGGATCAGCATGGAAAGATTAAGCACTAAAACCTTTAAAAACGAATTTGTTACCACCTTTGACGGAGATGAAACCGGAAACCTTCAACCCCGTCAGACTCCGGGTGTTTTGTATAGTAAAGCCATTCCCACCCCCGTTAAAAAACCGGAGCTATTAGCCTGGTCTGACGAACTGGCCGCAGTACTTCAGATCAGTAAGCCCGATGAAAAAGACATCAGTATCCTTGGAGGTAACCTCACTACCCCTTCTATGTACCCTTATGCGGCATGTTATGCAGGTCATCAGTTTGGAAACTGGGCAGGACAACTGGGTGACGGAAGGGCAATCACTCTTGGTGAATGGAGCGTTCAGGGCGCTTCTGACTATGAACTACAGCTCAAGGGTGCAGGCCCCACCCCTTATTCGCGCAGAGGAGACGGCAGAGCCGTTCTCAGGTCATCTGTCCGCGAATACCTGATGAGCGAAAGTATGTTTTACCTTGGCATCCCTACCACAAGGGCTCTGGCTCTGGTCACTACGGGAGATCAGGTCATGCGTGATCTTTTTTATGATGGCCGCAGTGCCTACGAGAAAGGAGCTATCGTAATGCGCACCGCACCGAGTTTTCTCCGTTTCGGAAATTTTGAAATGCTGGCCGCGAGACAGGAAGTTCCACAGCTGGAAAAACTGGTCTTATGGACTATCGGGAAATTCTTTCCTCATATCACCGGAGCAAACAAGATCATCCAGTGGTTTGAAGACATTGCAGAGAAAACAGCAGATTTAATGGTGCACTGGATAAGAGTAGGTTTTGTACATGGGGTAATGAATACGGATAACATGTCCATCCTCGGTTTGACTATAGATTATGGACCTTATTCTTTTCTGGATGCTTATGATCCGGAGTTCACACCAAACACAACAGACCTTCCCGGCCGCAGGTATGCTTATGG
This portion of the Pedobacter lusitanus genome encodes:
- a CDS encoding RNA polymerase sigma factor gives rise to the protein MDRVHGHKVMVIANGDQNPGQRDSFDVEIVRELKKQTQQSFNKLYLRYASLLFGVILKLVPSREAAEDILQETFVKIWKSIDQYDADKGRLFTWMSCLARNTAKDYLKGKNFAKSSKNDDIDSVYAQVNDAHYFRYNTDIIGLRELIAVLSDSQKQIVNMVYFQGYTQVEVSDELHIPLGTVKSKIRLAVKALRYYFV
- a CDS encoding DUF6515 family protein; amino-acid sequence: MKTSNFKSLIVVAVILIFSGFTTSVFAQRGGRGGGRSFHGPSRGSFGGGTSVHIGVRAGYHYRPVGWGFRRPYYSYRSFYRPYLGFGISVLPFGYYPFFYGADQFYYSGGLFYRQYDDQYKVVVPPIGASVPSLPSDAQQVVINGQTYYEYKGVYYSESQNADGKTVYIVAGKDGVLNTDNGNDNQADNGPQIGDVVSQLPENYKEVMVKGNKYYVSDYGVYYEQIFDGGKVSYKVIGK
- a CDS encoding protein adenylyltransferase SelO, whose amino-acid sequence is MERLSTKTFKNEFVTTFDGDETGNLQPRQTPGVLYSKAIPTPVKKPELLAWSDELAAVLQISKPDEKDISILGGNLTTPSMYPYAACYAGHQFGNWAGQLGDGRAITLGEWSVQGASDYELQLKGAGPTPYSRRGDGRAVLRSSVREYLMSESMFYLGIPTTRALALVTTGDQVMRDLFYDGRSAYEKGAIVMRTAPSFLRFGNFEMLAARQEVPQLEKLVLWTIGKFFPHITGANKIIQWFEDIAEKTADLMVHWIRVGFVHGVMNTDNMSILGLTIDYGPYSFLDAYDPEFTPNTTDLPGRRYAYGRQPAIGYWNLGCLASAIAPLFEDTEQLSVALEKYKTVYFAKYHVMMAGKLGLDEFRESDQELIEEVEKTLTLLKADMTIFYQLLMNLSAETTSPEDITTHFSPSFYEPHNKETLQTLTDTITHYQLRLKENKISSKASQDIMKNNNPRFILRNYLLHQAIQELDKGEQTLFLKLQEAIKNPYSATADEFFKLRPEWANDQPGSSTLSCSS
- a CDS encoding alpha-L-fucosidase, encoding MKLFNRQHYLILSALLCSTVTYAQHLTDAPQPYGAIPTERQLKWHEIEMYCLIHFTPTTFQNKEWGYGDAAPSLFNPTKFDALQIVSAAKSGGFKGIIFVTKHHDGFALWPTKTAAYNISESPWKEGKGDMVREFQLAARQTGLKFGIYCSPWDRNNPNYGTPAYLNIYQNQLRELYTNYGDLFMSWHDGANGGDGYYGGKKEKRKVDQSSYYDWMNTWAITRKLQPDASIFSDIGLDVRWVGNEKGISPETSWSTITIRGNENKPAMPGFMDDSNLGSGTRGGKQWIPFEGDVSLRPGWFYHPDQDGQVKTVAELFNIYCKSVGHGGSLDLGLSPTTEGILHPKDVNTLAAFGKLLKQVFAHNLAKEAKISLSNVRNKQQQAFGSPNLTDVSRYSYWATDDNVHQATAILDFKKPAHFSIIQLRENIKLGQRIDSVGIDIFKNNTWQELARATSIGANRIIRLPEPETAAKIRIRIYAPVAIALSEIGLYLEPQIQSAETKSTGNSYPKTNWKAINSALPAIEALQLKNLTDNNPSTIFETKTSNYIDLDFSRPLTFSGLGYLPAQDDTSAGAIEKYELFTSEDGQNWKSVTSGEFSNIKANPILQRISLAGKITARYVRLVAGQTVALPGQTSSENKNASLLRIAEIEVYR